The genomic stretch GCGACAAGCCTCCCGTTGACGTCGAGGAACGACAGCGAGTCGGCTGCCTGAATCAGGTCGCCGCTCGGCGAGCCGCCGAACTCGTGCTCCAGGATCGGTGGCGTGACTTGATCGACGAACGGATCGGATACGCCCTCACCCCGAAGCCAGCCCGACACGATCTCGGCCGACCGGCGCATGTGCTTGGTGTTGTATTCGACGTCATCCCACGCGCCCGCCGCCTTGTCCGGTTGAGTGCCTCCCGGGAAGTGGCGCTCCATGTCGTGCGTGAGCGCGGCGACGAGCAGTGGCTCGGATGCGGCCGGATCGAGTCGAAGCAACCAGACCACGGTGCGTCTGAGGTGCTCGCCGTCGTAATACGGCTCGACCCACTCGATCGCCGTCGGCCACAGGGTCAAAAAGGCGTCGCTGTACGCCCGTTCGCCGCCGCCTTCGAGCAGCCGCAGGCGATCGCGGTCAAGCTTGCGTTCCAGTTCTTACCTACTTCAGCGCCACGCTGGGTGGCACGGTCACCTCATCCTGTGGCGGAGGCGCCGCGATCATCACGCCGTGTTCGGGGAAGAATTTGACCAGGGCGTAGTAGAGGACCCCGCCGACCACGGCAGCGCTGGTGAAGCTCAGATCGATCCCGCTCACATGAGGAGTGAGCGGCCCGGTGATGATGCTCGTCGACGTGAACATCATCCCCACCGCCACGGCGGCGCCCCAGGCCACGAACGCCCTGATGTTGAAGCCGCCCGTGAACCAGTAGATCCCCTTTTTCACTCCGCCCGCAAACGGCTGTAGATCCATCGGTATATATCGCCCACGCCTCATCAGGTGCCCGATGGTCATGATCACCATCCAGGGCGTACAGGTGACGAGCATCAACGTCGCGAAGGCCTCGATCGAGTTGATCGCGTTGAATGCGATCAGCGCGATGTATGCGGCGGCGAGCCCGATTGCGCTCATGATGAAGGTCAGCTGAGCCCGCGTGAGCCGGAAGAACAGGGCGTGCACGTCCAGTGCCGAGTTGTAGACGGACATCGCAGCGCTTTCGATGTTCGCCAGACCACCCGGCGCGATCATGAGCAGGATCGCGAACCACAGCGGAGACACCTGCGTAAACCCTGTCGCGAACGGGGTGGCCGGATTCGGGAACGTCGTGATGGCGAACGCCCCGATGATCTCGGACAACCAGCAGCCTGCGAAGATGCCCAGCCCCCCGGCAAGGGCGCACGTGCTCGCCTTTGCTTTTGTTGGGACGTAGCGCCCGTAGTCTCCGATGAATGGCCCCCAGGACACGGGAAGCGAGGCGGCCAGAACCATCGTCAGCACCCAGGTCGGCCAGTACTTGCCAAGCAGATAGGCCCCGCCGTGCACGTCGTGGAACTTGCCGGAGAGCACGATCAGCGCAAGGAGCGAGACGCCCGCACTCGCGATCGCGATGAACTTGAAGCTTGCCACCAACGTGGCGTGCCCATAGATCGCGAGCGCGAAGGAGATCAGCATCACCACCAGCATCGCGATCGACAGAGCGACGTTCCCGGTGCCGCTGCCGAAGATGCGGTGGAAGACCACGACGATCGTCTGGCCCGAGGTCCACACGAGGATCGCGAAGAACGAGAGGCCGATGAAGAGGCTGATGAGCGAGCCGAGATAGCGGCCCGTCACGCCAAAGAAGGCTCCGCTGGAGACCGCATTGTTTGTGCCGGTTTTGGGCGACTGGATCGCCACGCCGGCGAAGATAAGTGAGCCAAGCGCAACCCCAACCGTCACGGCCGTGAACGTGCTCCACCAGCTCAGCCCGAACGCAATGCCGAGCGACCCGAAGACCATGTTGCCGAAGCCAAACTGAGGGCCAAACATCGCCCACGCGAGGTTGCGCGGCCGCGAGTGACGTTCTCTCTCGGGGACGAAATCGATCCCCCGTGCCTCGACGCGCCCGATCTCGTCGGCGGATTCTTCGCCAACCGGCGATGGTCCGTGAACTGCCATTGGGTTATCCACTTTGCCCTCCCCTCGTCCGGGGCCTCACGTCTTTTGGATGGATCGTTCGTTGGCGGGTGGCCGTGTCGCTGCATCGGCAGTGACCCGGCGGGTCCGGCTCCTAATCGCGATCATATACAAAATATGGTGTGCGTCAAGACGCGAGCGCGCGAGGACTCAGGACGCGACCGCGCGAGAACGGTTGCGCGTCCGTCCCATGTGCCGGGCGACAACAACAGCGCGTCCGTCCATGTGCGTACGACGTAGGCGCGAGGAAAATGGCGCGTCTCGGCTAGCCGCCGCCTGGACAGGCATACCGCCACTGACGATGGGCAAAGATCGCATCAGCTTGGCTGATGCCGGACGCCTTTGCGAAAGATGCTCGCCAGGCGAGCGCAATTCGCAACATCCTCTCGGAGTGCGCTAGGTGATGCGATTCTTGCTCGTAGGGCAGGGCGCGGACGGCGGGCCCGCTGAGTAC from Chloroflexota bacterium encodes the following:
- a CDS encoding cytosine permease; translation: MAVHGPSPVGEESADEIGRVEARGIDFVPERERHSRPRNLAWAMFGPQFGFGNMVFGSLGIAFGLSWWSTFTAVTVGVALGSLIFAGVAIQSPKTGTNNAVSSGAFFGVTGRYLGSLISLFIGLSFFAILVWTSGQTIVVVFHRIFGSGTGNVALSIAMLVVMLISFALAIYGHATLVASFKFIAIASAGVSLLALIVLSGKFHDVHGGAYLLGKYWPTWVLTMVLAASLPVSWGPFIGDYGRYVPTKAKASTCALAGGLGIFAGCWLSEIIGAFAITTFPNPATPFATGFTQVSPLWFAILLMIAPGGLANIESAAMSVYNSALDVHALFFRLTRAQLTFIMSAIGLAAAYIALIAFNAINSIEAFATLMLVTCTPWMVIMTIGHLMRRGRYIPMDLQPFAGGVKKGIYWFTGGFNIRAFVAWGAAVAVGMMFTSTSIITGPLTPHVSGIDLSFTSAAVVGGVLYYALVKFFPEHGVMIAAPPPQDEVTVPPSVALK
- a CDS encoding DUF4202 domain-containing protein, producing the protein MTLWPTAIEWVEPYYDGEHLRRTVVWLLRLDPAASEPLLVAALTHDMERHFPGGTQPDKAAGAWDDVEYNTKHMRRSAEIVSGWLRGEGVSDPFVDQVTPPILEHEFGGSPSGDLIQAADSLSFLDVNGRLVAKWVLNGETTLEHGKRKLEWMYKRIRVPSAEALARPLYEAALIAVENQVRGASTTPSG